The genomic window GAAACGGGAGCGGAAAGGAGGATCGTCATGGCGCGCCGGGCGGTGTGGGCGGGTGTTCTGGCGGCGTGCCTCGGAGGCTGCGGAGGCGCTCCGGAAGCGCGTCCGGGGACGGGCCGCGTGAACTTCCTTGTCCTGATCGCCGACGATCAGGGGGAAGGGGACCTGGGATGCTACGGCCATCCCGTCCTGCGCACGCCGCACATCGACCGGATCGCGCGGGAGGGCGTCCGCTTCGACCGGGCGTTCTTGACGATCTCCTCGTGCAGCCCGAGCCGCGCGAGCCTGCTGACGGGCCGGTATCCCCACAGCACGGGCGCGGGGGATCTGCATCAGCCCCTTCCGGCCGATCAGAAGACCGTCGCGCGGTATCTTCGGGCGGCGGGCTATTACTGCATGGCCGCCGGCAAGTGGCATCTGGGCGACGCGGAGCGGGCGGCGTGGGACCGGATCGTCGAGTGTCCGGGAGCGCGGACGGCCGAAGTCGCCTTGCAGCTCCTGGCGCAACGGCCCCGCGGCAAGCCCTTCTTCTTCTGGGTCGCTTCCGTCGATCCGCACCGGCCCTACGGCGAGGAGGACGTGCCGGTGCGGTACGATCCGGCGCGGGTGGTCGTTCCGCCGTATCTGCCGGACCATCCGGAGATCCGCAAGGAGCTGGCGCGGTACTACGAGGAGATTTCCCGTTTCGACGCCCACGTGGGGCGGATCCTCGAGGCGCTCGAACGGGAGGGCGAGCTCGACCGGACGTGCGTGATCTATCTTTCGGACAACGGCATGCCGTTTCCGCGCGCGAAGACCACGCTTTACGATTCCGGGATCCGCACGCCGCTCCTCGTGCGGTATCCGCCCCGGGTGCCGCCGGGGGGCGTCCGGCGGGGTCTGGTGAGCGGGGTGGATGTGGCGCCGACGATTCTGGATCTGGCCGGGATCGCGCCGGATTCGATGCAGGGCCGGAGCTTCGCGGCGATGCTGAGTTCCTCCGAGGCGCCCG from Planctomycetota bacterium includes these protein-coding regions:
- a CDS encoding sulfatase, producing the protein MARRAVWAGVLAACLGGCGGAPEARPGTGRVNFLVLIADDQGEGDLGCYGHPVLRTPHIDRIAREGVRFDRAFLTISSCSPSRASLLTGRYPHSTGAGDLHQPLPADQKTVARYLRAAGYYCMAAGKWHLGDAERAAWDRIVECPGARTAEVALQLLAQRPRGKPFFFWVASVDPHRPYGEEDVPVRYDPARVVVPPYLPDHPEIRKELARYYEEISRFDAHVGRILEALEREGELDRTCVIYLSDNGMPFPRAKTTLYDSGIRTPLLVRYPPRVPPGGVRRGLVSGVDVAPTILDLAGIAPDSMQGRSFAAMLSSSEAPGRDAVFAEANWHDYAQFSRAVRTERFLLVRNYYWDKPLWNSVDSIQSPTWTALRELERAGRLAAAQRFLFVEPRPFEELYDLEADPASLVNVVDDPRFREELWRLRARLDHWRVETGDVMPAVRRPDGWTREGVPLPHNQPWYDEWRRRGASSLEVIK